The sequence CCCAGGCTCAGTCTTGCTGAGAACACCTATCTGTCGCCCAGTTCACCTGGCGAAGAACGCCCCTAAGCATAGCCAACTCCTGACTATCTGGCCCAGCTCGATGCAGCAATCGCCGCAGTTTTGCCATCCGACTCGGAGCGGTATGGGGGTAAAGATAACCGATTTTTAGCAAAAGGGATTCTAAATCTCGATAAAACCCCTCCATTTGGTCAAAGGGGGCCAAAGGCCCCGCCGGGGCGGCCACCGCCCTTGGGGCAAACGGTTCTATCAGAGCCGCACTCAGGGCCGCCCGGTGAAGCAAATAGCTACACACGGCAACAGCCTGGGCCAGGTTTAAAGAGGGGTAGGCATCGGTGGCGGGAATGCGCACCCAGCGCTGGGCAAAGACCAGTTCCTCATTGCTCAGCCCCCGATCTTCAGGGCCAAACACCAGGGCAGCATTGACGCGATCGCCAGGCTCGGTGGGCAGTAGCCAGGGCAAAGCAGTCTCTGGCGAATCGAGCGGTTGGGCCTGGGGGTGCAGGCGACCCGTCGTTGCCACCGTCCGCTCACACCCCGCTAAGGCGTCAGGTAGCGTTGACACAATGGTGGCTGCCGCCAGCACGTCCCCGCCATGTACCGCCATCCGCCGCGCCTCCTCTGAGGTGGGGTCACAGTGGGGGTTGACCAACACCAGCTGAGCCAGCCCCATATTCTTCATCACCCGCGCCGCCGCGCCGACGTTGAGCGGCCCCGCTGGCTCGACTAAG is a genomic window of Nodosilinea sp. E11 containing:
- a CDS encoding RNA methyltransferase, with the protein product MTLWQLDQVRIVLVEPAGPLNVGAAARVMKNMGLAQLVLVNPHCDPTSEEARRMAVHGGDVLAAATIVSTLPDALAGCERTVATTGRLHPQAQPLDSPETALPWLLPTEPGDRVNAALVFGPEDRGLSNEELVFAQRWVRIPATDAYPSLNLAQAVAVCSYLLHRAALSAALIEPFAPRAVAAPAGPLAPFDQMEGFYRDLESLLLKIGYLYPHTAPSRMAKLRRLLHRAGPDSQELAMLRGVLRQVNWATDRCSQQD